The following proteins are encoded in a genomic region of Bradyrhizobium sp. SK17:
- a CDS encoding flagellar basal body P-ring protein FlgI → MPGIRIVRLFGVACAALLALAASAMPAAATSRIKDLANIEGVRQNQLIGYGLVVGLNGTGDTLNNIPFTKQSLQAMLERMGVNIRGATIRTGNVAAVMVTGNLPAFGTQGTRMDVTVSALGDAKDLRGGTLLVTPLLGADGNVYAVAQGTLAISGFQAEGEAAKVVRGVPTVGRIANGAIIEREIEFALNRLPNVRLALRNADFTTAKRIAAAVNDYLGVKTAEPLDPSTVQLSIPPEFKGNVVAFLTEIEQLQVEPDLAARIVIDERSGIIVMGRDVRVATVAVAQGNLTVTISESPQVSQPNPLSRGRTVVTPRSNVQVTEDGKKFAVVKDGVSLQQLVDGLNGLGIGPRDLISILQAIKAAGAIEADIEVM, encoded by the coding sequence ATGCCCGGCATCCGCATCGTACGTTTATTCGGAGTGGCCTGCGCCGCGTTGCTGGCGCTGGCGGCCTCCGCCATGCCGGCCGCTGCGACGTCGCGGATCAAGGACCTCGCCAATATCGAGGGCGTGCGCCAGAACCAGTTGATCGGCTACGGCCTGGTGGTCGGCCTCAACGGCACCGGCGACACGCTGAACAACATCCCCTTCACCAAGCAATCGCTGCAAGCGATGCTCGAGCGCATGGGCGTCAACATCCGCGGCGCCACCATCCGCACCGGCAACGTTGCGGCCGTGATGGTCACCGGCAATCTGCCGGCATTCGGCACCCAGGGCACGCGGATGGACGTCACCGTCTCCGCGCTCGGCGATGCCAAGGACCTGCGCGGCGGCACCCTGCTCGTCACCCCCCTGCTCGGCGCCGACGGCAATGTCTATGCGGTGGCGCAAGGCACGCTCGCGATCTCCGGCTTCCAAGCCGAGGGAGAAGCCGCCAAGGTGGTGCGCGGCGTGCCGACGGTCGGCCGCATCGCCAACGGCGCCATCATCGAGCGCGAGATCGAATTCGCGCTCAATCGGCTGCCCAATGTGCGGCTCGCGCTGCGCAACGCCGACTTCACCACCGCCAAGCGGATCGCCGCCGCGGTCAACGACTATCTCGGCGTCAAGACCGCCGAACCGCTCGATCCCTCCACCGTGCAGCTTTCGATTCCGCCGGAGTTCAAGGGCAACGTCGTCGCCTTCCTGACCGAGATCGAGCAGTTGCAGGTCGAACCTGATCTGGCCGCGCGGATCGTGATCGACGAGCGTTCCGGCATCATCGTGATGGGCCGCGACGTCCGCGTCGCCACCGTCGCGGTGGCGCAAGGCAACCTCACCGTCACGATCTCGGAGAGCCCGCAGGTCAGCCAGCCCAATCCGCTGTCGCGCGGCCGCACCGTGGTGACGCCGCGCAGCAATGTGCAGGTCACCGAGGACGGCAAGAAGTTCGCCGTGGTCAAGGACGGCGTCTCGTTGCAGCAGCTGGTCGACGGCCTCAACGGCCTCGGCATCGGTCCACGCGACCTGATCAGCATCCTGCAGGCGATCAAGGCCGCCGGCGCGATCGAAGCCGACATCGAGGTGATGTGA
- the flgJ gene encoding flagellar assembly peptidoglycan hydrolase FlgJ produces the protein MTSLINSTSGSMPNKALMPMFKGRPDPVLQDAIKKVTPQQLAKAQATATDFESMFLNSMFSQMTTGLKGDGPYGDTVGTGPWRSMLTDQYSKNFAKSGGVGISNEVFRSLILQQANKS, from the coding sequence ATGACGAGCCTGATCAACAGCACGTCCGGCAGCATGCCGAACAAGGCGCTGATGCCGATGTTCAAGGGCCGCCCCGATCCGGTGTTGCAGGACGCGATCAAGAAGGTCACGCCGCAGCAACTCGCCAAGGCGCAAGCCACCGCGACCGATTTCGAATCGATGTTCCTGAACTCGATGTTCTCGCAGATGACCACCGGCCTGAAGGGCGATGGTCCCTACGGCGACACGGTCGGCACCGGCCCGTGGCGCTCGATGCTGACCGACCAATATTCGAAGAACTTCGCCAAGTCCGGCGGCGTCGGCATTTCCAACGAAGTGTTCCGCTCGCTGATTTTGCAGCAGGCGAACAAGAGCTAA
- a CDS encoding flagellar protein FlaG, translated as MSTDFNIKPVGAPVAAPMITPVSDTAQKAVKTELPASQSVTAPEPSVRVTIDPNAANASRANQSPTVTDQVIIDRDAHAVVYQVVDNRTNLVVRQFPEEAVLRRRAYFHTLDLSKDAPTRVNATDRQA; from the coding sequence ATGAGTACAGATTTCAACATCAAGCCGGTGGGGGCACCGGTCGCGGCGCCGATGATCACTCCTGTGAGCGACACGGCGCAGAAGGCGGTGAAGACCGAATTGCCCGCGAGCCAGAGCGTCACCGCTCCGGAGCCGAGCGTGCGCGTCACGATCGATCCGAACGCCGCCAACGCATCGCGCGCGAACCAGTCCCCGACGGTCACCGACCAGGTCATCATCGACCGCGACGCCCATGCCGTGGTCTATCAGGTGGTCGACAACCGCACGAACCTGGTGGTGAGACAATTTCCGGAAGAAGCCGTGTTGCGCCGCCGCGCCTATTTCCACACCCTCGATCTCAGCAAGGACGCGCCGACCCGGGTGAACGCGACCGACCGCCAGGCATAG
- the flaF gene encoding flagellar biosynthesis regulator FlaF has protein sequence MSNAAQAYARTSTTTASPREIEAQALLKAARQLQEVQSNWNGLDKALDHALLFNRRLWSIFLSAAQGDENPQPLEVRQNIANIGVFVMKQTVDIQMNPDPAKLKSLIDINCNLAAGLSGRG, from the coding sequence ATGTCGAATGCAGCCCAGGCCTACGCTCGTACATCTACGACGACGGCGTCCCCACGCGAAATCGAGGCGCAGGCACTTCTGAAGGCGGCCCGTCAGCTACAGGAAGTCCAGTCGAACTGGAACGGTCTCGACAAGGCGCTCGATCACGCATTGCTGTTCAACCGGCGCCTGTGGTCGATCTTCCTCAGCGCAGCGCAGGGCGACGAGAATCCGCAGCCGCTCGAGGTGCGTCAGAACATCGCGAACATCGGCGTGTTCGTGATGAAGCAGACTGTCGACATCCAGATGAATCCGGACCCGGCGAAGCTGAAGTCGCTGATCGATATCAATTGCAACCTTGCCGCCGGCCTTTCAGGCCGCGGTTGA
- a CDS encoding flagellin, with protein MSDIILSSSVRQNLLSLQSTADLLSTTQNRLATGKKVNTALDNPTNFFTAQSLDNRASDINNLLDGIGNGVQVLQAANTGITSLQKLVDTAKSIANQVLQSPTGYTTRSTVSSAAALGGTAANLVDGTTIKSGDTLAIAASAGQPAFSFTFGANTSLAQLNTSLAASNLTASLDSSNKLVISTTNDAASTTIGAVTYTGTGTATFGTATAPVADSASQSARAALVQQYNNTISQITTTAQDASFNGINLLSGDSLKLTFNETGKSTLSITGVKFDAAGLGLKSLAAGTDFLDNNSANNVIASLSTASSSLRSEASTLGSNLSIVQIRQDFSKNLINVLQTGSSNLTLADTNEEAANSQALSTRQSIAVSALALANQSQQSVLQLLR; from the coding sequence ATGTCCGATATCATTCTCTCGTCCTCGGTTCGCCAGAACCTCCTCTCCCTCCAGTCCACCGCCGATCTGCTCTCCACCACGCAGAACCGCCTTGCCACCGGCAAGAAAGTCAACACGGCGCTCGACAACCCGACCAACTTCTTCACGGCGCAGTCGCTCGACAACCGTGCCAGCGACATCAACAACCTGCTCGACGGCATCGGCAACGGCGTGCAGGTGCTCCAGGCTGCCAACACCGGCATCACCTCGTTGCAGAAACTGGTCGACACCGCGAAGTCGATTGCCAACCAGGTGCTGCAAAGCCCGACCGGCTACACCACGCGGTCGACCGTGAGCTCGGCGGCGGCGCTCGGCGGCACCGCGGCGAACCTCGTCGATGGCACCACCATCAAGAGCGGTGACACCCTGGCGATCGCGGCCTCTGCCGGCCAGCCCGCCTTCAGCTTCACGTTCGGCGCCAACACGTCGCTGGCGCAGCTGAATACGTCGCTGGCGGCGAGCAACCTGACGGCGAGCCTCGACAGCTCCAACAAGCTGGTCATCAGCACGACCAACGACGCTGCCTCGACGACGATCGGTGCGGTGACCTACACCGGCACCGGCACCGCGACGTTCGGCACCGCGACCGCCCCGGTTGCCGACTCGGCTTCGCAGTCGGCGCGCGCCGCGCTGGTCCAGCAGTACAACAACACCATCTCGCAGATCACGACCACGGCGCAGGACGCGTCGTTCAACGGCATCAACCTGTTGAGCGGCGACAGCCTGAAGCTGACCTTCAACGAGACCGGCAAGTCCACGCTCAGCATCACCGGCGTCAAGTTCGATGCCGCGGGCCTCGGCCTGAAATCGCTGGCCGCGGGCACCGACTTCCTCGACAACAACTCGGCGAACAACGTGATCGCGTCGCTGAGCACGGCGAGCTCCTCGCTGCGCAGCGAAGCCTCGACGCTGGGTTCGAACCTCTCGATCGTGCAGATCCGTCAGGATTTCTCCAAGAACCTGATCAACGTGCTGCAGACCGGTTCGTCGAACCTGACGCTGGCCGATACCAACGAGGAAGCCGCCAACAGCCAGGCGCTGTCGACCCGCCAGTCGATCGCGGTCTCCGCGCTGGCGCTCGCCAACCAGAGCCAGCAGAGCGTGCTTCAGTTGCTCCGCTAA
- the flbT gene encoding flagellar biosynthesis repressor FlbT has translation MALKVELKPNERIIVGNCVITNTDQRARLLIDGDRIPILREKDILTPETADTPAKLIYLAVQLMYLSPDPMAHHPTYFSLVRDIITAMPSAWPFIESVNNFILNGDLYHALKESKKLIAHEEKLLETARNQQNANRDDTRKSA, from the coding sequence ATGGCCCTGAAGGTCGAACTCAAACCGAACGAGCGCATCATCGTCGGCAATTGCGTGATCACCAACACCGATCAGCGCGCCCGCCTGCTGATCGACGGCGACCGCATCCCGATCCTGCGCGAGAAGGATATCCTGACACCCGAGACCGCTGACACGCCGGCGAAGCTGATCTATCTCGCGGTGCAGCTGATGTATCTGTCGCCAGACCCGATGGCGCACCACCCGACCTATTTCAGCCTGGTACGCGACATCATCACGGCGATGCCCAGCGCCTGGCCGTTCATCGAAAGCGTCAACAACTTCATCCTCAACGGCGACCTCTATCACGCGCTGAAGGAATCCAAGAAGCTGATCGCGCATGAGGAGAAGCTGCTGGAAACCGCGCGCAACCAGCAAAACGCCAATCGGGACGACACCCGCAAGAGCGCGTAG
- a CDS encoding flagellar protein, with product MSIDGVSGRTSYIGTNILNLRNQLNDLTTQLATGKVSTTYAGQGLDRGFALSLRAQISSINAFSDTATNLNTRLSVANLTLQGLSDVGTQVKNAATTATLTLNNNGQTSGQITAQAAFANAVAMLNSQSGDRYLFSGRAMDTPATVAADTMLKGTATQAGLIQLINERKQADQGAGMMGRLSVSSPPATTTVTSVAEDGSPFGLKLLSVQSSLTGATVTQPTGAPKSASVDLGAVNPKDGDKIKFNFTLPDGTTEAIELTATTTSPAPAGSFLIGADTAATTANLQSTLTSSIKTLSDTSLVAASAVAASNNFFNPVATVSGAAVNNQNAPAAPISGATALSGAAGTNSLSTSFAAGDTITVNGTPITFVASGATGNQVNITDSVQTLMAKIDQVSGTKNPSTISNGAITLHGADGESLSISSSNSAALGALGIANNTTAAPAPLRVGGPPFDTATNLVAGTPDNTVNWYTGENGPGSARGTAVAQVDQSITVQYGARANEQAFRYLLQNVAVYAAVTTDASNPNASAQVTALAQRVSGNLAPQNGQQQIQDVQAEFAGAQTATKAATDRQTQLKSMAETMLDSVEGVNQDEVATKILALQTSLQASYQTTSMLYQTTLLKYLPIG from the coding sequence ATGTCGATCGACGGCGTAAGCGGCAGAACTTCCTATATCGGCACCAATATCCTCAATCTGCGCAATCAGCTCAACGACCTGACGACGCAGCTCGCGACGGGCAAGGTGTCGACGACCTATGCGGGGCAGGGGCTCGATCGCGGCTTTGCGCTCAGCCTGCGCGCGCAGATCAGCAGCATCAACGCGTTCTCCGACACCGCGACCAATCTCAACACGCGCCTGAGCGTCGCCAACCTCACCTTGCAGGGCTTGTCCGACGTCGGAACCCAGGTGAAGAACGCCGCCACAACGGCGACGCTGACGCTGAACAACAACGGGCAGACCTCGGGCCAGATCACGGCGCAGGCCGCCTTCGCCAATGCGGTCGCGATGCTGAACAGCCAGTCGGGTGACCGCTATCTGTTTTCCGGCCGTGCGATGGATACGCCGGCGACGGTCGCTGCCGACACCATGCTGAAGGGCACCGCAACCCAGGCCGGCCTGATCCAGCTCATCAACGAGCGCAAGCAGGCCGATCAGGGCGCCGGCATGATGGGACGCCTCAGCGTCTCATCGCCGCCGGCGACCACGACGGTGACCAGCGTCGCCGAGGACGGCTCGCCGTTCGGCCTGAAGCTCCTGTCGGTGCAATCGTCCTTGACCGGAGCCACCGTGACGCAGCCGACCGGTGCGCCGAAGTCCGCATCGGTCGATCTCGGTGCCGTCAATCCGAAGGACGGCGACAAGATCAAGTTCAACTTCACGCTGCCCGACGGGACCACCGAAGCGATCGAGCTCACGGCGACGACGACGAGCCCGGCGCCGGCCGGCTCGTTCCTGATCGGCGCCGACACCGCGGCCACGACCGCCAACCTCCAGTCGACGCTGACCTCGTCGATCAAGACCCTGAGCGACACCTCGCTGGTCGCGGCATCGGCGGTCGCTGCGTCGAACAACTTCTTCAATCCGGTCGCGACCGTCTCCGGCGCGGCCGTCAACAACCAGAATGCGCCGGCGGCGCCGATCTCCGGCGCCACCGCGCTTTCGGGGGCGGCGGGCACCAACTCGCTGTCCACGAGCTTCGCGGCCGGCGACACCATCACGGTGAACGGCACCCCGATCACCTTCGTTGCCTCGGGCGCCACCGGCAACCAGGTCAACATCACCGACAGCGTGCAGACGCTGATGGCGAAGATCGACCAGGTCAGCGGCACCAAGAACCCGTCGACCATCAGCAATGGCGCGATCACGCTGCACGGTGCCGATGGCGAGAGTCTCTCGATCTCGAGTTCGAATTCGGCGGCGCTCGGTGCGCTCGGCATCGCCAACAACACGACCGCGGCCCCTGCGCCGCTGAGGGTCGGGGGACCGCCGTTCGACACCGCGACCAATCTGGTCGCGGGTACGCCCGACAATACGGTCAACTGGTACACTGGCGAGAACGGTCCGGGATCGGCGCGCGGCACCGCCGTGGCGCAGGTCGATCAATCGATCACCGTGCAGTATGGCGCGCGCGCCAACGAGCAGGCCTTCCGCTATTTGTTGCAGAACGTCGCGGTGTATGCGGCGGTGACGACCGACGCCAGCAACCCGAATGCCAGCGCCCAGGTGACCGCCCTCGCGCAGCGGGTCAGTGGCAACCTCGCTCCGCAGAACGGTCAGCAGCAGATCCAGGACGTGCAGGCCGAATTCGCCGGCGCCCAGACCGCGACCAAGGCCGCGACCGATCGGCAGACCCAGCTCAAGAGCATGGCCGAAACGATGCTCGACTCGGTCGAGGGCGTCAATCAGGACGAGGTCGCGACCAAGATCCTGGCGCTACAGACCAGCCTGCAAGCATCGTATCAAACCACGTCGATGCTGTATCAGACGACGCTGCTGAAATATCTGCCGATCGGCTGA
- the flgK gene encoding flagellar hook-associated protein FlgK: MGLSQALSTAMSGLRATQASLSLVSSNVANAETPGYVKKTLNQTTGTTGQYGSSVLINGVNRQLDEFLQTQLRTETSGASYADVRSSFLANLQGVYGNPDSTGTIEDAYNKFLTALQGLSTSPDSQSARIGVVNAAQSMAQQLNATSQGIQTLRANAEAGITDSVNSANNALQQIARLNVQLQASGGTADASTAALLDQRDRYVTQLSQLMDIRTVTNGQNQVTVFTNSGVQLVGTEAATLSFNAQGTMTPNTLYNSDPTKSTVGTITINFPHGGTYDMVSTNSIRSGKIAAYLELRDNTLVQAQAQIDQFAAAMSSALSDKTTAGTAATSGAQSGFDLDLSGLQNGNTIHLSYKDNATGLTHNLSIIRVNDPSVLPLSNTATVDPNDEVLGVDFSGGMSSVLAQLNGALGGTGLQFSNPSGSTLRVLDDGAANKADVTAASVTTTASSLTSGDPQLPLFTDNGALYTGAISANGSQSTGLAGRISVNTALVGDPSRMVVYSTNPQTPAGDTTRANLILSQLSNASYSYSPQTGLGTTGAPFTGTLLNFAKQFISQQGESATAAKQLADGQDVVLNTLQSKMDSTSGVNMDDEMAHLLSLQNAYSANARVMSTIKQMYDALLQLT; this comes from the coding sequence ATGGGTTTGAGCCAAGCCCTTTCCACCGCGATGTCGGGCCTGCGCGCCACGCAGGCCTCGCTGTCGCTCGTGTCGTCGAACGTCGCCAACGCGGAGACGCCGGGCTACGTCAAGAAGACGCTGAACCAGACCACCGGTACCACCGGCCAGTACGGCTCGAGCGTCCTGATCAACGGCGTCAACCGCCAGCTCGACGAGTTCCTGCAAACCCAGCTTCGCACCGAGACGTCTGGTGCCAGCTACGCCGACGTGCGCTCGAGCTTCCTGGCCAATTTGCAGGGCGTCTACGGCAATCCCGACTCCACCGGCACGATCGAGGACGCTTACAACAAGTTCCTGACCGCGTTGCAGGGCCTATCGACCAGCCCGGATTCGCAGTCGGCGCGCATCGGCGTCGTCAATGCCGCGCAATCGATGGCGCAGCAGCTCAACGCGACGTCGCAGGGGATCCAGACGCTGCGCGCCAATGCCGAGGCTGGGATCACCGATTCCGTCAACAGCGCCAACAACGCCCTGCAACAGATCGCGCGGCTCAATGTCCAGCTGCAAGCCAGTGGCGGGACCGCCGATGCCTCGACCGCGGCATTGCTCGACCAGCGCGATCGCTACGTCACGCAGCTCTCGCAGCTGATGGACATTCGCACCGTCACCAACGGCCAGAACCAGGTGACCGTGTTCACCAATTCCGGCGTGCAGCTGGTCGGCACCGAGGCCGCGACGCTCAGCTTCAACGCCCAGGGCACGATGACGCCCAACACGCTGTACAATTCCGACCCGACCAAGAGCACCGTCGGCACCATCACCATCAACTTCCCGCATGGCGGCACCTACGACATGGTGTCGACCAACTCGATCCGGTCCGGCAAGATCGCCGCCTATCTCGAGCTGCGCGACAACACGCTGGTGCAGGCCCAGGCGCAGATCGACCAATTCGCCGCCGCGATGTCGAGCGCGCTGTCGGACAAGACGACGGCAGGCACCGCGGCGACGTCGGGGGCGCAGTCCGGCTTCGACCTCGATCTGTCGGGGTTGCAGAACGGCAATACCATCCACCTCTCCTACAAGGACAACGCCACCGGCCTCACGCACAACCTGTCGATCATCCGTGTCAACGATCCGAGCGTGCTGCCGCTGAGCAACACCGCGACCGTCGATCCGAACGACGAGGTGCTGGGGGTGGATTTCTCCGGCGGCATGAGTTCGGTGCTGGCGCAGCTCAACGGCGCGCTCGGCGGAACCGGCCTGCAATTCTCCAATCCGTCGGGATCGACGCTGCGCGTGCTCGACGACGGTGCCGCCAACAAGGCCGACGTGACCGCGGCGTCGGTCACCACGACCGCCTCGTCACTGACCTCGGGCGATCCGCAGCTGCCGCTGTTCACCGACAATGGCGCGCTCTACACCGGCGCGATCAGCGCCAATGGATCGCAGTCCACCGGCCTTGCCGGGCGGATCAGCGTCAACACCGCCTTGGTCGGCGATCCCTCGCGCATGGTGGTGTATTCGACCAATCCACAGACGCCGGCCGGCGACACCACGCGCGCCAACCTCATTCTGAGCCAGTTGTCGAACGCGTCGTACAGCTATTCGCCGCAGACCGGTCTCGGTACGACCGGCGCGCCGTTCACCGGCACGCTGCTGAACTTTGCCAAGCAGTTCATCAGCCAGCAGGGCGAGTCGGCGACCGCCGCCAAGCAACTGGCAGACGGTCAGGACGTCGTTCTCAACACGCTACAGTCCAAGATGGACTCGACCTCGGGCGTCAACATGGACGACGAGATGGCGCATCTGCTCTCGCTGCAGAACGCCTATTCGGCCAACGCGCGCGTGATGTCGACGATCAAGCAGATGTACGACGCGCTGCTGCAGCTCACGTGA
- a CDS encoding flagellar hook-basal body complex protein: protein MGIFGALTTAVGGLRAGSYALENISGNIANSQTTAFKRIDTSFLDLVPQTALTAQLAGGVTAQSRSTNSVQGDVQPASVATFMAINGNGFFAVQKPGSFSDGSPVFDGVDRYTRRGDFQLNKDGYLVNGAGYYLEGVRIDPTTGNPSGSSPQVLRFANDFLPAQQTTKIDYRANLASYPLTTAHDVSVPGSELLRPGAFSSGHNPLVLGTPAAPYTDSSVTGTAQNNKATPSVANTAATLLSGTAGSDSINASFSAGSAGPPVVPADTITVNGTVITFVASGATGNQLNVTDSIGTLLAKIDAITGTATPSTISGGKITLHSGTASDLQVTSSNSTALAALGFTGQAAATRGGGGTVGTGQVVGNDNSTFLNESVSGGAVTGYDVSGAPVNLQLRWAKSDSASLGAGHTDTWNLFYQVNPNATGTQVAWQNVNVNFTFAANGQMSPAISSVTLNNAVVNGVSLGSPVINFGSGGVTQFADTNGNVQVNQIQQDGFPAGQLQSVSVSTNGRIVGNYTNGRNIDLAEISVATFNGTNFLKRIDGGAFEATDESGGALFGKGGSTIVGSSLENSNTDIADEFTKLIVTQQAYSANTKVITTTNSMVQDLLNVVR, encoded by the coding sequence ATGGGTATCTTCGGCGCTCTCACGACGGCGGTCGGTGGCCTGCGCGCAGGATCGTACGCACTCGAAAACATCTCCGGCAACATCGCCAACTCGCAGACGACCGCCTTCAAGCGCATCGATACCTCGTTCCTCGACCTGGTCCCGCAGACCGCGCTGACCGCGCAGCTCGCCGGCGGCGTCACGGCGCAGTCGCGCTCGACCAACTCGGTGCAGGGTGACGTGCAGCCGGCGTCGGTCGCGACCTTCATGGCGATCAACGGCAACGGCTTCTTCGCGGTGCAAAAACCCGGCAGCTTCAGCGACGGCTCGCCAGTGTTCGATGGCGTCGACCGCTACACCCGTCGCGGCGATTTCCAGCTCAACAAGGACGGCTATCTGGTCAACGGCGCCGGCTATTATCTCGAGGGCGTGCGGATCGACCCGACCACCGGCAACCCGTCGGGGTCTTCGCCGCAGGTGCTTCGTTTCGCAAACGACTTCCTGCCGGCGCAGCAGACCACCAAGATCGACTACCGTGCCAACCTTGCGTCCTATCCGCTGACCACCGCGCACGACGTCTCGGTTCCCGGTTCCGAACTGTTGCGGCCGGGCGCGTTCAGCAGCGGGCATAACCCGTTGGTGCTGGGTACGCCCGCCGCGCCGTATACCGATTCCTCCGTCACCGGCACCGCGCAAAACAACAAGGCGACGCCGTCGGTGGCCAACACGGCTGCGACCTTGCTGTCGGGTACCGCGGGCAGCGATTCGATCAACGCCAGCTTCAGCGCCGGCTCGGCCGGCCCGCCGGTCGTGCCGGCCGATACGATCACGGTCAACGGGACCGTCATCACCTTCGTGGCGTCAGGTGCGACCGGCAACCAGCTCAATGTCACGGACAGCATCGGAACGCTGCTCGCCAAGATCGACGCGATTACCGGGACTGCGACTCCATCGACCATCAGCGGCGGCAAGATCACCTTGCACTCGGGCACCGCGTCGGACTTGCAGGTGACCAGCTCGAACTCGACCGCGCTCGCGGCGCTCGGCTTCACCGGGCAGGCGGCTGCGACCCGCGGTGGCGGCGGCACGGTCGGCACCGGGCAGGTGGTCGGCAACGACAACTCGACGTTCCTGAACGAATCCGTCTCGGGCGGTGCCGTCACGGGCTACGACGTGTCGGGTGCGCCGGTGAACCTGCAACTGCGCTGGGCGAAGAGCGACAGCGCTTCGCTGGGCGCCGGGCATACCGATACCTGGAACCTGTTCTATCAGGTCAATCCCAATGCAACCGGCACCCAGGTCGCGTGGCAGAACGTCAACGTCAACTTCACTTTCGCGGCGAACGGCCAGATGTCGCCGGCGATTTCCTCGGTGACGCTCAACAATGCCGTCGTCAACGGCGTGTCGCTCGGCAGCCCCGTGATCAATTTCGGCTCCGGCGGCGTGACCCAGTTCGCGGATACCAACGGCAACGTCCAGGTCAACCAGATTCAGCAGGACGGCTTCCCGGCCGGCCAGCTTCAGTCGGTCAGCGTCTCGACCAACGGCCGCATCGTCGGCAACTATACCAACGGCCGCAACATCGACCTCGCTGAGATCTCGGTGGCGACCTTCAACGGCACCAACTTCCTCAAGCGCATCGACGGTGGCGCGTTCGAGGCGACCGATGAGTCCGGAGGGGCGCTGTTCGGCAAGGGCGGTAGTACCATCGTCGGCTCCTCGCTGGAAAACTCGAACACCGATATTGCCGACGAGTTCACCAAGCTGATCGTGACCCAGCAGGCCTATTCGGCAAACACCAAGGTGATCACGACGACCAATTCGATGGTGCAGGATCTTCTGAACGTGGTGCGCTGA
- the msrB gene encoding peptide-methionine (R)-S-oxide reductase MsrB, with protein sequence MIDRRILLASVASLLSFAAFRWLRAGPAQAAEKFEIEKTDAEWKAQLTPQQYEILRNQGTERPGSSPLLKEHRKGTFACAGCDLPLFSSETKYESGTGWPSFYQPLANAVGTTSDRTFGMLRTEVHCRRCGGHLGHVFDDGPKPTGLRYCMDGFALVFHPAAPSAT encoded by the coding sequence ATGATCGACCGCCGCATCCTGCTGGCTTCCGTCGCCAGCCTGCTGAGCTTCGCCGCCTTCCGCTGGCTGCGCGCCGGGCCGGCGCAGGCCGCCGAGAAATTCGAGATCGAGAAGACCGACGCCGAATGGAAGGCGCAGCTGACGCCGCAGCAATACGAGATCCTGCGCAACCAGGGCACCGAGCGGCCGGGATCGAGCCCGCTGCTCAAGGAGCACCGCAAGGGCACCTTCGCCTGTGCCGGCTGCGACCTGCCGCTGTTCTCGTCCGAGACCAAATATGAGAGCGGCACCGGTTGGCCGAGCTTCTATCAACCGCTGGCGAATGCGGTCGGCACCACGTCGGACCGCACCTTCGGCATGCTGCGCACCGAGGTGCATTGCCGCCGCTGCGGCGGCCATCTCGGCCACGTCTTCGACGACGGCCCGAAGCCGACCGGGCTGCGTTACTGCATGGATGGCTTCGCGCTGGTGTTTCATCCGGCCGCGCCGTCCGCGACCTGA